A single genomic interval of Spirosoma taeanense harbors:
- a CDS encoding M16 family metallopeptidase translates to MKRLLLLLTGLALATTPMLAQKQTPPEGGKPRDFTLPRRQVITLDNGLKASLVPYGDVPKVTVNIFVRTGNMHEKANEIWLSDLLAQLMQEGTTSRTAQALSEEAARMGGSISVYSNFSAMVISGSVLSEFAPALVSLLADVLTNPRLPASELERLKANLKRDLTVDKSRPQSQANEKFAAVMYPDQPYGRIYPTEEMLTSYDLAKVKGFYDTQFGAQRTQVYVSGKFDKDAVEKAIRSSLGNWRKGPAMNIPVAKPATAKSFALLDRPSAPQSTLIVGLPMIDPTQPDYVPMVVTNSLLGGSFGSRITSNIRENKGYTYSPYSSISSYYRGGTWSERADVTTEHTGASIREILKEVNLLRTTAPTKAELTGIQNYESGIFVLRNSSPGGIINQLSFIDFHGLDESYLTNYVKNVMAVTPERVQQLTQKYINPQNMTMIVVGDRSKVESQLTEYKPAGKLSGSK, encoded by the coding sequence ATGAAACGCCTTCTCTTACTCCTTACGGGTCTGGCCCTGGCAACGACCCCAATGCTGGCCCAGAAACAGACCCCGCCCGAGGGTGGGAAACCCCGGGATTTTACGCTGCCCCGGCGGCAGGTGATTACGCTGGATAATGGCCTAAAAGCCTCCCTGGTGCCCTATGGTGACGTTCCGAAGGTGACGGTGAACATCTTTGTCCGGACGGGAAACATGCATGAAAAGGCCAATGAAATCTGGCTGTCCGACCTGCTGGCGCAGCTTATGCAGGAGGGCACAACCTCCCGCACGGCCCAGGCCCTATCGGAAGAAGCCGCCCGGATGGGTGGTTCGATTTCAGTCTATTCGAACTTCAGCGCGATGGTTATTTCCGGCTCCGTGCTGTCGGAGTTTGCGCCCGCGCTGGTCAGTTTGCTGGCCGACGTGCTGACCAATCCCCGGCTGCCTGCTTCGGAACTCGAACGCCTGAAAGCTAATCTGAAACGGGACCTGACCGTCGACAAATCGCGGCCCCAGTCGCAGGCCAACGAAAAATTTGCGGCTGTCATGTATCCCGATCAGCCCTACGGCCGGATCTATCCAACCGAGGAGATGCTGACGAGCTACGACCTGGCCAAAGTGAAAGGGTTCTACGATACACAGTTTGGTGCCCAGCGCACGCAGGTGTATGTATCGGGTAAATTCGATAAAGACGCCGTCGAAAAAGCCATCCGGTCGTCGCTGGGTAACTGGCGTAAAGGTCCGGCGATGAACATACCAGTCGCTAAACCAGCCACGGCCAAATCGTTCGCCCTGCTCGACCGGCCCAGCGCTCCGCAGTCAACCCTGATTGTTGGGCTACCCATGATTGACCCGACGCAACCGGACTACGTGCCGATGGTGGTGACCAATTCACTGCTGGGCGGCTCGTTTGGCTCGCGCATTACCAGCAACATCCGCGAGAACAAAGGCTATACTTATTCGCCTTACAGCTCAATTAGCAGCTACTATCGCGGGGGAACCTGGAGCGAGCGGGCCGACGTAACGACCGAGCACACGGGCGCGTCGATCCGGGAAATTCTGAAAGAGGTTAATCTGCTTCGCACGACCGCACCGACGAAGGCAGAGCTGACGGGTATTCAGAATTACGAGTCGGGCATTTTTGTGCTGCGCAACTCCAGCCCGGGGGGAATTATCAACCAGCTATCGTTCATTGACTTTCACGGGCTGGACGAAAGCTACCTGACCAATTACGTTAAAAACGTAATGGCCGTTACGCCGGAGCGGGTGCAGCAGTTGACCCAGAAATACATCAACCCGCAGAACATGACAATGATCGTTGTGGGGGATCGGAGCAAGGTGGAGAGTCAGCTCACGGAGTATAAACCCGCCGGCAAACTGTCGGGTAGCAAGTAG
- a CDS encoding DUF4403 family protein, whose amino-acid sequence MLLLIQCKKIDSEAPKAEGFDPPIAPTPSYLAGTLTFPLSELQAKINETLDPVLVGKKSQKGLRVSFFPFSVIRSGPVEIQYSNQQIQFSAPLQVQLRRPLSSKKDTISDSPFCELQVNFMSPLTLTSEWRMKSHVHFDNYKWITKPKLNILGIKISLVNFAQKILDKHQTDIETAIDTAIYKELRLDELVRPIWRDLQKPLRIDKQYGLWLIPKPVRVAASPISGDNTHITTPLLITFNTETKLSPEEPDYPVTPLPRLEKREQIPEQADLHLLSSIPYADINRMLDRTLQNKQIKVALGTLHVNKASVYGAQNSIIVKTEVSGLIDGTLYLRGRPMFDTTTNTLRVSNLGFVKQTEESLPKTVGTDWHEGLSSLLEGLLKISLGDDFAQLPQKIDKAFEGSKAGKKTDLGIRTFRFVPQKIAVRPDGLQVLIKVESKIAVQVKNL is encoded by the coding sequence ATGCTCCTGCTGATTCAGTGTAAGAAAATAGATTCGGAGGCTCCCAAAGCAGAAGGATTCGATCCGCCAATTGCTCCTACTCCATCATACCTGGCTGGCACCCTTACGTTCCCCCTTAGCGAACTGCAAGCCAAGATCAACGAAACGCTGGATCCGGTCCTGGTTGGCAAAAAGTCGCAGAAAGGGCTTCGGGTATCGTTTTTTCCGTTCAGTGTTATCCGTTCGGGACCAGTCGAAATTCAGTATTCCAACCAGCAGATTCAGTTTTCGGCTCCCCTGCAGGTGCAGCTCCGCAGACCGCTGAGTTCAAAAAAAGACACAATCTCGGACAGTCCCTTTTGCGAACTGCAGGTCAATTTTATGAGCCCGCTCACGCTCACCTCCGAGTGGCGGATGAAAAGCCATGTCCATTTTGACAACTATAAATGGATCACCAAACCGAAGCTCAATATTCTGGGCATAAAAATTTCGCTGGTCAACTTCGCGCAGAAAATTCTGGATAAACACCAGACCGACATCGAAACCGCCATTGATACGGCTATCTACAAAGAACTGCGGCTCGATGAACTGGTACGTCCCATCTGGCGGGATTTGCAAAAGCCGTTGCGGATTGATAAGCAGTATGGCCTCTGGCTCATACCAAAACCGGTTCGCGTGGCTGCCAGCCCGATCAGTGGCGACAATACCCACATAACCACTCCCCTGCTCATTACGTTTAACACGGAAACCAAACTAAGCCCTGAGGAGCCCGACTACCCTGTTACGCCCCTGCCACGGTTAGAAAAACGCGAACAGATTCCTGAGCAGGCGGATCTGCATCTATTGAGTTCTATTCCCTACGCTGACATCAACCGGATGCTGGACCGCACACTGCAGAACAAGCAGATTAAGGTAGCGCTGGGCACCCTGCACGTCAACAAAGCATCCGTCTATGGCGCCCAGAACTCGATTATCGTTAAAACGGAAGTCAGCGGACTGATCGACGGAACGCTTTACCTGCGCGGGCGGCCCATGTTCGACACGACAACCAACACTCTACGGGTAAGCAATCTGGGATTTGTGAAGCAAACAGAAGAATCCCTGCCCAAAACCGTTGGTACGGATTGGCACGAAGGTCTCAGCAGCCTGCTGGAGGGACTGCTGAAAATATCCCTGGGTGATGACTTTGCCCAGTTGCCGCAGAAAATAGATAAGGCGTTTGAAGGAAGTAAAGCCGGCAAAAAGACTGATCTTGGCATCAGAACCTTTCGGTTTGTCCCCCAGAAAATTGCGGTTCGGCCAGATGGTCTTCAGGTCCTGATCAAAGTAGAATCGAAAATAGCTGTGCAGGTAAAGAATCTATAG
- a CDS encoding DinB family protein, producing the protein MDDRKFPIGPLAIQDNYSPDELVHFIAVLENSPALYRQAVENLSPAELGRTYREGSWTVQQLVHHVSDIQLLHYLRMKKALTEPDYKELTLINMDGWAATADATTAPITDSLMQFEGITRRYVYLARSLDDEQLALAYYHPVRQFTINQGQALAMSAWHVQHHLAHIHLALAE; encoded by the coding sequence ATGGACGATCGCAAATTTCCTATTGGGCCCCTGGCAATCCAGGATAACTATTCTCCCGACGAGCTGGTGCATTTCATTGCTGTGCTGGAAAACAGCCCGGCCCTATACCGCCAGGCAGTCGAAAACCTTTCGCCCGCCGAACTGGGCCGGACCTACCGCGAAGGCAGCTGGACCGTTCAGCAGCTAGTGCATCACGTAAGCGACATCCAGCTGCTGCATTACCTCCGCATGAAAAAAGCGCTGACCGAGCCGGACTATAAAGAACTGACCCTGATCAACATGGATGGCTGGGCCGCTACGGCCGACGCAACCACCGCGCCGATTACGGACTCGCTGATGCAGTTTGAAGGCATTACCCGACGGTATGTATATCTGGCCCGCTCGCTCGATGACGAGCAGCTGGCTCTTGCCTATTACCACCCGGTACGTCAGTTCACAATTAATCAGGGGCAGGCTCTCGCCATGTCGGCCTGGCATGTACAGCACCATCTTGCCCATATTCACCTGGCTTTGGCAGAGTAG
- the namA gene encoding NADPH dehydrogenase NamA, with protein sequence MSILFSPLTLRRIQLKNRIVVSPMCQYSSQDGFANDWHLVHLGSRAVGGAGLVITEATAVSPEGRITPDDLGIWSDEHIPGLQRITQFIRASSSVAGIQLAHAGRKASHRRPWDGGTAIAPTEERGWQTVAPSALPFLETEPVPTALTSDGLEKVLADFQAAAIRSREAGFQVIEIHAAHGYLLHEFLSPLSNHRTDAYGGSFDNRIRLLLEVIERVQTVWPADLPLFVRISATDWTEGGWTADDSVALAAVLKTKRVDVVDCSTGGNVPRATIPVGPGYQVSFAERIKQETGMPTAAVGIITSAEQAESILANGQADLILLAREFLRDPYFPLHAAHQLGDDLAWPVQYERAKPR encoded by the coding sequence ATGTCGATTCTTTTTTCGCCCCTCACCCTCCGCCGTATACAGCTCAAAAACCGGATTGTCGTATCGCCCATGTGTCAGTATTCCAGTCAGGATGGTTTCGCCAACGACTGGCATCTGGTGCATCTGGGCAGCCGGGCCGTGGGTGGCGCGGGCCTGGTCATTACCGAAGCTACGGCCGTATCGCCGGAGGGCCGCATTACGCCCGACGATCTAGGTATCTGGTCCGACGAACACATTCCCGGTCTGCAACGGATTACGCAGTTCATACGGGCGAGCAGCTCGGTAGCGGGTATTCAGCTGGCGCACGCGGGCCGCAAAGCCAGCCACCGACGCCCCTGGGACGGCGGCACAGCCATTGCCCCGACCGAAGAGCGCGGCTGGCAGACCGTAGCGCCCAGCGCCCTGCCCTTTCTGGAAACGGAACCCGTCCCGACGGCCCTAACCTCCGACGGCCTTGAGAAGGTTCTGGCCGATTTTCAGGCCGCGGCTATCCGGTCGCGGGAAGCGGGCTTTCAGGTAATCGAGATTCACGCGGCTCACGGGTATCTGCTGCATGAGTTTCTGTCGCCCCTCAGCAACCACCGTACCGACGCATACGGCGGCTCCTTTGATAACCGTATCCGGTTATTGCTTGAAGTCATTGAGCGCGTACAAACCGTCTGGCCCGCCGATCTGCCGCTGTTTGTGCGCATTTCGGCAACCGACTGGACCGAGGGCGGCTGGACGGCCGATGATTCGGTGGCCCTGGCCGCTGTTCTGAAAACCAAACGGGTTGATGTGGTAGACTGCTCAACGGGCGGCAACGTGCCCCGCGCGACGATTCCGGTTGGTCCCGGTTATCAGGTAAGTTTTGCTGAGCGAATCAAACAGGAAACCGGTATGCCAACCGCTGCGGTCGGAATCATTACCTCCGCCGAACAGGCCGAGTCAATCCTGGCCAACGGACAGGCCGATCTGATCCTGCTGGCCCGCGAGTTTCTGCGCGACCCTTATTTTCCGCTCCACGCGGCTCACCAACTGGGCGATGACCTGGCCTGGCCCGTGCAGTATGAACGCGCCAAACCCCGATAA
- a CDS encoding serine hydrolase domain-containing protein — MKPLFIACLFAAYSACAQSSTKPAPVAHVTTYQPPTFADADRLKKLEAAFPIVEKLYRDRAEQHHYPGLAFGIVVDGKLVYSGGTGYTDVANKTAATPKSLFRIASMSKSVTTMAILKLRDEGKLRLDDPAELYIPELKTHKYLTADAPRLTIRNLMTHSAGFPEDNPWGDRQLADSDADLLALIKGGISNANAPAVAYEYSNLGFAMLGRIITVVSGKPYQQYITDAILKPLGMNDTQWEYTRVPASQLAHGYRWQEGQWLEEPLLHDGSYGAMGGLITSIEDFSKYVALHLAAWPPRNEADNGPVKRSSVREMQQPWVFSGMAAQARNSAGQICPVTSGYGYGLGWSHSCTGRVSVGHSGGLPGFGSQWRILPDYGIGVIAYGNLTYAGLGSVNSAVLDTLVAIGKLQPRQLPVSSILAQRKAELVKLLPDWTNAEASGIFAENFFPDKSVALRRKTVQDLYAKAGKIQRVGELIPENQLRGHFLLEGEKANIDVFFTLTPENPALIQQLDFREVSR, encoded by the coding sequence ATGAAACCTCTGTTTATCGCCTGTCTGTTCGCTGCCTACTCCGCCTGCGCTCAATCGTCAACTAAACCGGCTCCGGTTGCCCACGTAACGACTTACCAGCCGCCCACCTTTGCGGATGCCGACCGACTGAAAAAGCTGGAAGCCGCTTTCCCGATTGTCGAGAAACTGTACCGCGACCGGGCTGAGCAGCATCACTATCCGGGCCTCGCGTTCGGGATTGTCGTCGATGGAAAGCTGGTTTATTCGGGCGGGACGGGCTATACCGACGTAGCGAACAAAACTGCCGCAACGCCTAAATCGCTGTTCCGGATTGCCTCCATGAGCAAGAGCGTAACGACGATGGCTATTTTGAAGCTGCGCGACGAAGGTAAACTCCGGCTCGACGACCCCGCCGAGCTATACATTCCGGAACTGAAAACGCATAAATACCTCACGGCCGATGCGCCCCGCCTAACGATCCGTAACCTGATGACGCACTCGGCGGGTTTCCCGGAGGACAATCCTTGGGGCGACCGGCAGCTGGCCGACTCCGACGCGGATCTGCTGGCGCTCATTAAAGGAGGAATCTCGAACGCCAACGCGCCCGCCGTGGCTTATGAATACAGTAACCTTGGTTTCGCCATGCTGGGACGTATCATCACGGTCGTGTCGGGTAAACCCTATCAGCAATACATCACCGACGCGATTCTGAAACCGCTGGGCATGAACGATACGCAGTGGGAATACACGCGCGTACCAGCCAGTCAATTGGCACATGGCTATCGCTGGCAGGAGGGGCAGTGGCTGGAGGAACCCCTGCTGCACGACGGTTCATACGGCGCGATGGGTGGACTAATTACGTCCATTGAGGATTTCAGCAAGTACGTAGCCCTGCATCTGGCGGCCTGGCCACCCCGCAATGAAGCCGACAACGGCCCTGTGAAGCGTAGTTCGGTGCGCGAGATGCAGCAGCCCTGGGTATTTTCGGGTATGGCTGCGCAGGCCCGGAATTCGGCGGGGCAGATCTGCCCCGTAACGAGTGGCTATGGCTACGGCCTCGGCTGGAGTCATAGCTGCACCGGACGCGTTAGCGTCGGGCATAGCGGTGGTTTGCCCGGTTTTGGCAGCCAGTGGCGCATCCTGCCTGACTACGGCATCGGCGTAATTGCGTATGGCAATCTGACGTATGCCGGTCTGGGATCGGTAAATTCGGCCGTGCTCGATACGCTGGTTGCCATCGGCAAGCTCCAGCCCCGCCAACTGCCGGTATCATCTATTCTGGCGCAGCGCAAAGCCGAACTGGTGAAGCTCTTGCCCGACTGGACGAACGCTGAAGCCAGCGGTATCTTCGCCGAAAATTTCTTCCCCGATAAGTCGGTAGCCCTGCGTCGGAAAACGGTGCAGGATTTGTATGCCAAAGCCGGTAAAATTCAGCGCGTCGGTGAGTTAATCCCCGAAAATCAGCTGCGCGGTCATTTTCTGCTGGAAGGCGAAAAAGCGAATATCGACGTATTCTTTACGCTCACACCGGAGAACCCCGCCCTGATTCAGCAACTCGATTTCCGCGAGGTTAGCCGGTAG
- a CDS encoding DUF2975 domain-containing protein has protein sequence MKRISIVFLQAVIVLIGIVALVIMIRLPLTEGRAKDLDILSIYADPFILYGYAASIAFFVALYKAFRLLGYIGHNKVFSSDSIGSLKSIKYCAIVLSGFIVMAGLYIRIFHDKEDDPAGFLAMCIVTTFVSIVVATAAAIFEKILQNAIDMKSENDLTI, from the coding sequence ATGAAACGAATTTCAATAGTATTTCTTCAGGCCGTCATCGTGCTGATCGGTATTGTGGCACTTGTCATTATGATTCGGCTTCCCTTAACCGAGGGGAGGGCTAAAGATTTAGATATACTCAGCATTTACGCTGACCCGTTCATCCTGTATGGATACGCAGCATCAATTGCTTTTTTTGTTGCGCTGTACAAGGCGTTCAGATTACTTGGGTACATCGGGCACAATAAAGTATTCTCATCAGACTCTATTGGCTCTTTAAAGAGCATAAAGTATTGTGCAATCGTATTAAGCGGTTTTATTGTCATGGCAGGACTCTACATAAGGATATTCCATGATAAAGAGGATGACCCGGCGGGTTTTCTTGCCATGTGTATCGTAACTACTTTTGTTTCTATCGTAGTTGCAACTGCTGCGGCAATATTTGAAAAAATCCTGCAGAACGCTATCGATATGAAATCTGAAAATGACTTAACAATTTAA
- a CDS encoding glycoside hydrolase family 43 protein: MIRYKTSVLRALCVLTSGLLLGACQGNKENNTTETATGDSTGKRFLSQPLVSDIYTADPSAHVFNGRIYIYPSHDIEAGVAEDDKGSHFAMRDYHVLSMDSINGKVTDHGVAIDVKDVPWAGRQMWAPDAAFKNGTYYLYFPAKDKQDVFRIGVATSKSPTGPFKAEANPIPGSFSIDPAVFTDADGNAYMYFGGIWGGQLQKWATGKYDANGSETDLKNDKQPALSAKVARLSKDMLRFDEPVKDVQIVDKDGKPLLAGDHDRRFFEGGWMHKYNGKYYFSYSTGDTHYLAYAVGDSPYGPFTYQGVIMNPVQGWTTHHSIVEFKGKWYIFYHDTELSNKTHLRNIKVTELKRNPDGTIETIEPMGK; encoded by the coding sequence ATGATTCGTTACAAAACCAGCGTCCTCCGGGCGCTTTGCGTACTTACTTCCGGCTTGCTGCTCGGGGCCTGTCAGGGCAATAAAGAAAACAACACGACCGAAACGGCAACTGGCGATTCGACCGGAAAGCGTTTTTTGTCGCAACCTCTGGTAAGTGACATCTATACGGCCGACCCCTCGGCACACGTCTTCAACGGCCGGATTTACATCTATCCGTCGCACGATATTGAAGCTGGTGTAGCTGAAGACGACAAAGGCAGTCATTTTGCCATGCGCGATTACCACGTACTGTCGATGGACAGCATCAACGGCAAGGTGACCGATCATGGTGTGGCGATCGACGTCAAGGATGTACCCTGGGCGGGGCGGCAGATGTGGGCGCCCGATGCCGCTTTTAAAAACGGGACGTATTACCTCTATTTTCCGGCTAAAGACAAGCAGGACGTGTTCCGCATCGGCGTTGCAACCAGCAAATCGCCGACGGGGCCCTTCAAAGCCGAAGCCAATCCGATACCGGGCAGTTTCAGCATCGACCCGGCCGTATTTACGGATGCTGACGGAAACGCCTATATGTATTTCGGCGGCATCTGGGGTGGCCAGCTGCAGAAGTGGGCTACCGGCAAATACGACGCCAACGGCTCGGAGACCGATCTCAAGAACGACAAGCAGCCCGCTTTAAGTGCTAAAGTGGCTCGCCTGAGCAAAGACATGCTGCGCTTCGACGAGCCGGTGAAAGACGTTCAGATTGTGGACAAAGACGGTAAGCCGCTGCTGGCGGGCGACCACGACCGGCGTTTCTTTGAGGGTGGCTGGATGCACAAATACAACGGCAAATATTATTTCTCGTACTCGACCGGCGATACGCATTACCTGGCCTATGCCGTTGGTGACTCACCTTATGGCCCCTTTACGTATCAGGGCGTGATCATGAACCCGGTGCAGGGCTGGACGACTCACCATTCTATTGTGGAATTCAAGGGCAAGTGGTACATCTTCTACCACGACACCGAACTGTCCAACAAAACGCACCTGCGCAACATCAAGGTAACCGAACTGAAGCGCAACCCCGACGGCACTATCGAAACCATTGAGCCAATGGGTAAATAA
- a CDS encoding helix-turn-helix domain-containing protein: MPIIVNLDVMMAKRKISLNELSERVDLTLSNLSILKTGKAKAIRFSTLDAICKALDCQPGDILEYVHNKK, translated from the coding sequence ATGCCAATCATTGTAAACTTGGACGTAATGATGGCAAAACGAAAAATTTCTCTGAATGAACTTTCTGAAAGAGTTGATTTGACATTATCCAACCTTTCTATCTTAAAGACAGGTAAGGCGAAAGCAATTCGTTTTAGCACCCTGGACGCAATTTGTAAGGCATTAGACTGCCAGCCAGGCGACATTCTGGAATACGTACACAACAAAAAATGA
- a CDS encoding YceI family protein: MDASTITNTVWTIDPMHSEVQFKVKHLMVSTVTGSFSQFEGQVEMPDDNFEAATITFSADIDSISTGNAQRDEHLKSSDFFDAEQFPKLTFASTQFKKTGEDTYELAGDLSLHGVTKPVILKAEYGGQMQDFYGQTKAGFEVSGTIKRKEFGLTWDGVTEAGGVVVSDDVRLVMNIQLTKQA; the protein is encoded by the coding sequence ATGGACGCATCAACCATTACCAACACCGTCTGGACTATTGACCCAATGCACTCAGAAGTCCAGTTTAAAGTGAAGCACCTGATGGTCTCCACCGTAACAGGCTCATTCAGCCAATTCGAAGGTCAGGTAGAAATGCCGGACGACAATTTCGAAGCGGCTACTATTACTTTCTCGGCTGACATTGACAGCATCAGCACTGGCAATGCGCAGCGCGATGAGCACCTGAAGTCTTCTGATTTTTTCGACGCCGAGCAGTTTCCCAAGCTGACCTTTGCCTCAACCCAGTTTAAGAAAACCGGCGAAGACACCTATGAACTCGCTGGCGACCTGAGTCTGCACGGCGTAACGAAGCCTGTCATCCTTAAAGCTGAATACGGCGGACAGATGCAGGATTTTTACGGCCAGACGAAGGCTGGTTTTGAGGTTTCGGGAACGATCAAGCGTAAAGAGTTTGGTCTGACCTGGGATGGCGTTACCGAAGCTGGTGGCGTAGTCGTTAGCGACGACGTCCGGTTAGTGATGAATATTCAATTGACCAAGCAGGCGTAA
- a CDS encoding NAD(P)/FAD-dependent oxidoreductase, producing MNKPLKGNQAIVIGSSMAGLITARVLADHFRQVILLEKDETDDEPKPRKGVPQGHHLHGLLAQGRTLLETFYPGLGDELIADGAITGDMGESMRWYHFGGYKKKFSSGLKGLLMSRPLLEIHVRRRTVQLPNVTLRMGCQVRELMTDVTGQRVTGVRLETLGQEVIRRESLEADLIVDASGRGSASLRWLTALGYHKPPEEEVKIGLSYATRLYRREVDPLGQVELIMVAPEPPHDKRGCFAFPIEDNRWIVTMSGILHESCPKDPDAFLDFTKSLCAPDIYELLQTSEPLSDIVLYKFPCSLRRHYEQLKAFPDRYLVVGDAVCSFNPIFGQGMTSAVLQAQTLDRCLQNSKTLDGLWKPYFKAIAKVVDSPWQAATGEDFRYPEAEGQRPPGFELLNRYTEAVHRATQRDTVVYKAFLEVMNLMRPPQSLMRPTIFWRVMKDKMLHQRQSKNRREGIAETVSAPA from the coding sequence ATGAACAAACCACTTAAAGGCAATCAGGCCATCGTGATTGGTAGTAGTATGGCGGGATTAATTACCGCCCGTGTGTTAGCCGACCATTTCAGACAGGTGATACTGCTTGAGAAAGACGAGACAGATGATGAACCGAAACCCCGCAAAGGCGTACCCCAGGGTCACCACCTGCATGGGTTACTGGCGCAGGGACGCACCCTTCTGGAAACGTTTTATCCGGGTCTTGGCGACGAACTGATTGCCGATGGAGCCATAACCGGCGATATGGGCGAAAGCATGCGCTGGTATCATTTTGGCGGTTATAAAAAGAAGTTCTCCAGCGGACTAAAGGGTCTTTTGATGAGCCGCCCGCTATTGGAAATCCACGTTCGTCGGCGCACCGTACAACTGCCCAACGTTACGCTGCGTATGGGCTGCCAGGTACGGGAACTGATGACCGACGTTACGGGTCAGCGCGTTACGGGGGTCCGGCTTGAAACATTGGGTCAGGAAGTTATCCGGCGCGAAAGTCTGGAGGCCGATCTGATCGTTGATGCCAGTGGCCGGGGGTCGGCTTCCCTGCGCTGGCTGACCGCTCTGGGCTATCATAAACCACCGGAAGAAGAGGTAAAGATTGGCCTCAGCTACGCTACCCGTCTATACCGGCGGGAAGTTGACCCGCTGGGCCAAGTCGAGTTAATCATGGTAGCTCCCGAACCACCACACGACAAGCGGGGCTGCTTCGCCTTCCCGATTGAAGACAATCGCTGGATTGTCACCATGTCTGGTATACTGCATGAAAGTTGCCCGAAAGACCCGGACGCCTTTCTCGATTTTACCAAAAGCCTTTGTGCGCCCGACATTTATGAGTTACTCCAGACCAGCGAGCCCCTATCCGACATTGTTCTTTATAAATTTCCGTGTAGCCTTCGTCGGCATTATGAACAGCTCAAGGCATTTCCGGATCGTTACCTGGTTGTGGGCGACGCTGTCTGCAGCTTTAATCCAATCTTTGGGCAGGGCATGACGTCGGCGGTTCTGCAGGCCCAGACGCTCGATCGTTGCCTGCAGAATAGTAAAACGCTGGATGGCCTGTGGAAACCATACTTTAAAGCAATCGCCAAAGTGGTAGACAGTCCCTGGCAAGCCGCCACGGGCGAAGATTTTCGGTATCCCGAGGCCGAGGGGCAGCGGCCACCCGGCTTTGAACTGCTGAACCGCTATACCGAAGCCGTCCACCGTGCTACGCAGCGGGATACTGTCGTTTATAAAGCGTTTCTGGAGGTAATGAACCTGATGCGCCCACCCCAGTCGCTGATGCGACCAACTATTTTCTGGCGGGTCATGAAAGATAAAATGCTGCACCAGCGGCAGTCAAAAAATCGCCGGGAAGGCATAGCTGAAACGGTTAGCGCACCGGCCTGA